A window of Nitrospirota bacterium contains these coding sequences:
- a CDS encoding NAD(P)H-dependent oxidoreductase subunit E yields the protein MADEPRILVVDDEIVVIKSAERVLKSEGYQIEGALGGREAILKMEQGNYDLVFTDLKMPEVDGITLIRWVKKSRPNTGIVIITGYPSQDTMKEALELGIIDYVPKPFTPSVLLDVTKRAVEWAEGRKPAEEKGLEVFPPAMAAEIDRVIREYRHKPGCLIPVLQRAQEIVGFLPPVVQKRIAKGLNVPQAEVHSVVSFYSFFTMKPRGDHNIRVCLGTACYVKGIEGVVGKIRETLKIDIGETTDDKKFSLEGVRCLGACGLAPVMVIDEDTFGNMSAKKAIEVINRYSPVAAEAAAGNEEEALAGQEE from the coding sequence ATGGCTGATGAACCCAGGATCCTGGTCGTTGATGATGAGATAGTTGTCATCAAGAGCGCTGAACGGGTCCTCAAAAGCGAAGGCTATCAGATAGAGGGAGCTCTCGGAGGACGGGAAGCTATCCTGAAGATGGAGCAGGGAAATTACGATCTGGTCTTCACCGACCTGAAGATGCCGGAGGTGGATGGTATCACCCTTATTCGCTGGGTCAAAAAGTCCCGGCCGAACACAGGGATCGTCATCATCACAGGCTATCCGTCACAGGACACCATGAAGGAAGCGCTCGAACTCGGGATCATAGATTATGTGCCAAAGCCTTTTACACCTTCTGTCCTCCTTGACGTGACAAAAAGAGCCGTAGAGTGGGCTGAAGGAAGAAAACCTGCAGAGGAAAAAGGCCTTGAGGTCTTTCCCCCTGCCATGGCAGCAGAGATAGACAGAGTAATCCGTGAATATCGCCATAAGCCGGGCTGCCTCATCCCCGTTCTCCAGAGAGCGCAGGAAATTGTGGGGTTTCTCCCGCCGGTCGTGCAGAAGAGGATAGCAAAGGGATTGAACGTGCCTCAGGCAGAGGTTCATAGCGTTGTCTCATTCTACTCGTTCTTCACCATGAAGCCCCGAGGCGATCATAATATCAGGGTATGTCTCGGAACAGCATGCTATGTCAAAGGGATTGAGGGCGTTGTCGGGAAGATCAGGGAAACGCTCAAGATCGATATCGGGGAGACAACAGACGACAAGAAATTCTCTCTCGAAGGCGTCCGCTGCCTCGGCGCATGCGGCCTTGCACCCGTCATGGTCATAGATGAAGACACCTTCGGCAACATGTCTGCCAAAAAGGCGATCGAAGTGATCAATCGCTACTCACCTGTTGCAGCAGAAGCAGCTGCAGGCAATGAAGAGGAAGCGCTTGCAGGACAGGAGGAATGA
- a CDS encoding NADH-quinone oxidoreductase subunit NuoF gives MTKLNIEDLTALHEKNKAAFGPDSGKFKTKVTVHMGTCGLAAGAKQVMDTLVEEVKNNSITDILIASSGCAGLCGREPIMTVEQHGAEPVKYCDLNSEKTQKIVKEHLAGGQVVTSMALPARKDMPFMNLQELRVLRNTGFMDPESIDEYIARDGYLAAAKALTRMTTEDIVKTVKDSGLRGRGGAGFLTGLKWEFASRVPSETKYMLCNGDEGDPGAFMDRSVMEADPHSVIEGMIIGAKAIGANYGYIYVRAEYPLAVKRLQMAIDKATEMGLLGKNILNTGFDFELSIYLGAGAFVCGEETALMRSLEGKRGMPRPRPPFPAVKGLWDKPSVLNNVETLAQIAPIILNGPEWYRTAGTEKSAGTKVFALTGAVNNVGLVEVPMGIPLRRIIYDIGGGITKGRKFKSVQLGGPSGGCIPEHLLDIPVTYEDIMATGAIVGSGGMVVMDDNTCMVGTAKFFLEFTADESCGKCTPCRVGTKILLDMLTDITEGKGSEGDIETLEDLSRDIITTSLCGLGQTAPNPVLSTLRYFKDEYESHIRHKWCKAGVCRNLTTFMIDEKLCKACGACLRACPAKAIVGEKKVPHKIIQELCVHCRSCFDTCKFNSIRILPAGFEGDPTEFLEKASAGNKEVK, from the coding sequence ATGACTAAACTGAATATAGAAGATCTTACTGCGCTCCATGAGAAGAACAAGGCAGCATTTGGACCTGACAGCGGCAAGTTCAAAACAAAGGTAACCGTGCATATGGGTACCTGCGGACTTGCGGCAGGAGCAAAGCAGGTTATGGACACGCTTGTCGAAGAGGTGAAGAACAACAGCATCACCGACATCCTGATTGCCTCATCAGGGTGCGCCGGCCTCTGCGGAAGAGAGCCAATCATGACGGTAGAGCAGCATGGAGCAGAGCCGGTCAAGTATTGCGACCTCAACAGTGAAAAGACGCAAAAGATCGTAAAGGAGCATCTTGCCGGAGGTCAGGTGGTAACATCTATGGCCCTGCCTGCCAGGAAAGATATGCCCTTCATGAATCTGCAGGAGCTCCGTGTTCTCAGGAACACAGGCTTCATGGATCCTGAAAGCATCGATGAATATATTGCACGCGATGGGTACCTTGCAGCTGCAAAAGCCCTCACCAGGATGACAACAGAAGATATCGTCAAAACGGTGAAGGACTCCGGCCTAAGAGGAAGGGGCGGTGCCGGCTTCCTTACCGGACTCAAGTGGGAGTTCGCTTCAAGGGTGCCTTCGGAAACAAAATACATGCTCTGTAACGGTGATGAGGGAGACCCTGGTGCCTTCATGGACAGATCAGTTATGGAGGCTGATCCTCACTCTGTCATTGAGGGAATGATCATTGGCGCAAAAGCTATTGGAGCAAATTACGGATATATCTATGTCAGAGCTGAGTATCCGCTTGCGGTCAAGAGGCTGCAGATGGCCATTGACAAGGCAACCGAGATGGGTCTTTTAGGCAAGAACATCCTGAATACCGGCTTTGACTTTGAGCTCAGTATCTATCTCGGAGCAGGGGCATTTGTCTGCGGCGAAGAGACTGCCCTGATGAGATCTCTTGAAGGGAAGCGCGGCATGCCAAGGCCCAGGCCGCCGTTCCCTGCAGTCAAGGGTCTCTGGGACAAGCCTTCGGTATTGAACAACGTCGAGACCCTGGCGCAGATAGCGCCGATCATTCTGAACGGCCCGGAATGGTACAGGACCGCAGGCACGGAAAAGAGCGCCGGCACCAAGGTCTTTGCCCTCACGGGAGCAGTAAACAACGTCGGTCTCGTTGAAGTGCCGATGGGCATCCCGTTAAGACGGATCATATACGACATAGGCGGCGGAATAACGAAGGGACGGAAGTTTAAGTCTGTTCAGCTTGGCGGACCATCTGGAGGCTGCATACCGGAACATCTTCTCGATATCCCCGTAACATACGAAGATATCATGGCTACCGGCGCCATTGTAGGGTCAGGCGGCATGGTTGTCATGGACGACAATACCTGTATGGTCGGGACTGCAAAGTTCTTTCTCGAGTTCACTGCTGACGAATCCTGCGGCAAGTGCACGCCCTGCAGAGTGGGCACAAAGATTCTCCTCGATATGCTTACAGATATAACAGAAGGCAAGGGCAGTGAGGGAGATATAGAAACACTCGAAGATCTGAGCAGGGACATTATCACAACGTCACTCTGCGGTCTTGGACAGACGGCACCTAATCCTGTGCTTTCGACGCTGCGCTACTTCAAGGATGAATATGAATCTCATATAAGACATAAGTGGTGCAAGGCAGGGGTATGCAGGAATCTCACTACCTTCATGATCGACGAGAAACTCTGTAAGGCCTGCGGAGCATGTCTCAGGGCGTGTCCGGCAAAGGCAATAGTCGGAGAGAAGAAGGTGCCGCACAAGATCATCCAGGAACTCTGCGTGCATTGCAGATCCTGCTTTGATACGTGCAAGTTCAACTCGATCAGGATCCTGCCGGCCGGCTTTGAAGGCGACCCGACCGAGTTCCTCGAAAAGGCCTCAGCAGGCAATAAGGAGGTCAAGTAA
- the nuoG gene encoding NADH-quinone oxidoreductase subunit NuoG: MIELIIDDKKVSVEENTTILAAAKKIGINIPNMCYDKRLRPYGGCRICVVEQEGNPRLLASCSTPAAAGMVIKTDTPKLRKVRQTVLELMLVHHPLDCPICDKAGECDLQDMAFQYGKPEGRFIRHRKAMPSDVRGPLVELTANRCILCGKCVRICSEHQGRGALGFIGRGFPTVVQPAFGEILECDYCGQCIDICPTGALLSKPMKFQARAWFLEEKDTICPFCGCGCTLTIGTREGKILRSRAKEDNGRSEGNLCGRGRFGVDYIYSENRLKTPLIRKEGELVAVTWDEALKHAGDSLIRIITAQGRDAVGAIGSHRCSNEDNYMLKKFMSTVVGSGNIDSSAAFGYRRVQKALNMAFGSKSHTIDMKYPIGKDVIMVIESDISATHPVFGLNILRAKREGSKLIVADARETKLTRHSSSHLRMESGTSVAFINGLIKVIIDKNLFERAVVSKIEGFEAFEKSLDAFTPDKVSKITQISEAEIVGTAELLAKAKSRMISFTINASENTKGMDMVLAAANLIILLGDKPDALQIPAEYANTLGMEKMALHPEAAAKNIFNMLYEQGAVKGLFIMGEDPVSAYPFSSKILSVLKALDLLIVQDIALTETAKLAHVVLPAAGWSEKDGTFINAEGISQKLQRIIESPGQAMPDWQILRNLALAMGKEIGTRSVEGLSEEIKKTVHDEKDPADKRTFHAVPYSAGEAPSAEYPLALVVRDVLQHSGSMSTRSKSLDLVVSEAYLELNEEDATKLGVSDNSHVKVSSRRGTIYLKAKVTDSVPAGTVFSSTHFPHGRVNTLLYYPENGTACSCAVNVESTK; the protein is encoded by the coding sequence ATGATCGAGCTCATCATAGACGACAAGAAAGTATCTGTTGAGGAAAATACAACCATTCTCGCGGCGGCAAAAAAGATCGGCATCAATATACCGAATATGTGCTATGACAAGAGACTCAGACCCTACGGCGGATGCAGGATCTGTGTTGTCGAACAGGAGGGCAATCCGAGGCTGCTCGCATCATGCTCTACACCGGCAGCAGCGGGCATGGTAATAAAGACCGATACGCCGAAGCTCAGGAAAGTACGGCAGACCGTCCTCGAACTCATGCTCGTACATCATCCTCTTGACTGCCCGATCTGCGATAAGGCAGGTGAATGCGATCTCCAGGATATGGCTTTTCAGTATGGCAAGCCTGAGGGCCGGTTCATCAGACACAGAAAGGCCATGCCTTCTGATGTGAGGGGCCCGCTTGTTGAGCTCACGGCAAACCGGTGTATCCTCTGCGGCAAGTGCGTAAGAATATGTTCCGAGCACCAGGGACGAGGCGCTCTCGGCTTTATCGGCAGGGGATTCCCTACGGTCGTCCAGCCTGCATTCGGAGAGATCCTTGAATGCGACTACTGCGGCCAATGCATTGACATCTGCCCCACTGGCGCTCTCCTGAGCAAGCCTATGAAGTTCCAGGCACGTGCCTGGTTCCTCGAAGAAAAAGACACGATATGCCCTTTCTGCGGCTGTGGCTGCACACTAACCATAGGAACGCGGGAAGGCAAGATCCTGAGATCTCGGGCAAAAGAGGACAATGGGAGAAGCGAGGGCAATCTCTGCGGCAGGGGAAGGTTCGGCGTTGATTACATATACAGCGAGAACCGGCTTAAGACTCCTCTCATCAGGAAAGAGGGAGAACTTGTTGCGGTAACATGGGATGAGGCCCTGAAGCATGCAGGCGACAGCCTGATCCGCATTATCACTGCCCAGGGAAGAGATGCGGTAGGTGCGATCGGCTCTCACCGGTGCTCTAATGAGGACAACTATATGCTCAAGAAGTTCATGAGCACTGTTGTCGGCTCAGGCAATATTGACTCGTCCGCAGCCTTCGGATACCGGAGAGTCCAGAAAGCCCTGAACATGGCCTTCGGCTCAAAGTCTCACACGATTGACATGAAATATCCTATAGGGAAAGATGTCATAATGGTTATCGAATCTGACATAAGTGCTACTCACCCGGTGTTTGGCCTGAACATACTGAGAGCAAAGCGTGAAGGCTCAAAACTGATCGTAGCAGATGCCCGGGAAACAAAACTGACCCGCCACAGCAGTTCTCATCTCAGGATGGAAAGCGGCACTTCAGTGGCTTTCATAAACGGCCTGATAAAGGTCATCATTGACAAGAACCTTTTCGAAAGGGCAGTGGTCTCAAAAATTGAAGGCTTCGAGGCCTTTGAAAAAAGTCTTGATGCTTTTACCCCTGACAAGGTCTCAAAGATAACGCAGATCTCTGAAGCAGAGATCGTAGGAACAGCCGAATTACTTGCAAAGGCAAAAAGCCGCATGATCTCCTTCACCATCAATGCGTCTGAAAATACCAAGGGAATGGACATGGTGCTTGCAGCAGCAAACCTTATAATCCTCCTTGGCGATAAACCCGATGCACTCCAGATACCAGCGGAATACGCAAACACTCTCGGCATGGAAAAAATGGCTTTGCACCCGGAGGCAGCGGCGAAAAATATCTTCAATATGCTTTATGAACAGGGCGCGGTCAAGGGACTATTCATCATGGGTGAAGATCCGGTATCCGCATATCCGTTCAGCTCAAAGATCCTGTCTGTGCTCAAGGCCCTGGACCTGCTGATCGTGCAGGACATTGCGCTCACCGAGACCGCAAAGCTTGCCCATGTTGTGCTTCCGGCTGCAGGCTGGTCAGAGAAGGATGGGACATTTATAAATGCTGAAGGTATCAGCCAGAAACTCCAGAGGATCATTGAGTCGCCGGGCCAGGCCATGCCGGACTGGCAGATATTGAGAAACCTTGCTCTTGCCATGGGCAAAGAGATAGGCACGCGAAGCGTTGAGGGGCTGTCTGAAGAGATAAAGAAAACAGTACATGATGAGAAGGATCCGGCTGACAAAAGGACCTTTCATGCAGTGCCGTATTCTGCGGGAGAGGCCCCGTCTGCCGAATATCCTCTGGCACTGGTAGTCCGGGATGTGCTTCAGCATTCTGGCAGCATGTCGACACGATCCAAGTCCCTCGATCTTGTCGTTTCCGAGGCTTATCTTGAACTCAATGAAGAAGATGCGACCAAACTCGGTGTGTCGGATAACAGTCATGTGAAGGTTTCCTCAAGGAGGGGCACGATCTATCTGAAAGCCAAGGTGACAGACTCCGTGCCTGCCGGCACTGTTTTTTCGTCAACACATTTTCCGCACGGCCGCGTAAACACCCTACTCTATTATCCGGAAAATGGAACGGCCTGTTCCTGCGCCGTAAATGTAGAGTCTACTAAATAG
- a CDS encoding L,D-transpeptidase family protein — MLSLLLLPGMSSASMIIGGDTVYTVKKGDTIELVGARTGVYWWKIAKDNNIDTKKRLQPGQELKINTRKIVPIAMDNGIIINIPDRTLYSFKNSQLVRSFPVGMGLLTSKTSSSWKTPIGKFRVIAKEKDPTWHVPPSIQEEMELEGKEVITSIPPGPDNPLGKYAIKTTLPGIMIHATIKPASVNQYRSHGCIRVLSENMEKFFEEVEPNASGELLYMPVKAAVSDKGRIFLEVHKDFYGRIKNMKEETKRQLEKTGVVHKVDWQKAEKVLKERSGIAEDVTL, encoded by the coding sequence TTGTTATCTCTACTTCTCCTGCCCGGCATGTCATCGGCGAGCATGATCATCGGCGGCGATACGGTCTACACAGTAAAAAAGGGGGACACCATCGAGCTTGTTGGAGCTCGCACAGGTGTGTACTGGTGGAAGATCGCCAAGGATAATAATATTGATACAAAAAAACGCCTCCAGCCCGGACAGGAACTGAAGATCAATACACGAAAGATCGTTCCGATAGCAATGGACAACGGCATTATCATCAACATCCCGGACAGAACGCTTTATTCTTTCAAGAACAGTCAGCTTGTAAGGTCCTTTCCCGTTGGGATGGGTCTTCTTACGTCCAAAACATCTTCAAGCTGGAAAACGCCAATCGGAAAGTTCAGGGTGATCGCAAAAGAGAAAGACCCGACGTGGCATGTGCCCCCTTCTATACAGGAAGAAATGGAACTTGAAGGCAAAGAGGTCATAACCTCAATCCCGCCCGGGCCGGACAATCCACTTGGGAAATATGCGATAAAGACCACTCTTCCAGGTATTATGATCCACGCCACGATCAAGCCGGCATCCGTCAACCAGTACAGAAGCCACGGCTGTATCCGCGTACTTTCCGAAAACATGGAAAAATTCTTCGAAGAAGTTGAGCCGAATGCATCGGGTGAGTTATTATATATGCCTGTCAAAGCAGCTGTCTCTGACAAGGGGCGGATCTTCCTCGAAGTTCACAAGGATTTCTACGGCAGGATCAAAAACATGAAGGAAGAGACAAAGAGACAACTGGAAAAAACCGGTGTTGTACATAAGGTTGACTGGCAAAAAGCTGAAAAGGTCCTGAAAGAACGTTCAGGCATTGCCGAGGATGTAACACTATGA
- a CDS encoding YcbK family protein: MISRRTFIQGLAVAAVLLPYTKAFGSTPSERTLSLYNVHTDESLDVTYFSDGSYDYEALARINHLMRCHHADEVKPIDTGVLDLLCDIKDRLHKDRRIEIVSGYRSAEYNEYLRTRSRKVARDSYHMQGLAIDFTVSGMSKKTLSGIAKSFYAGGVGKYRQFVHIDVGPVRYW; encoded by the coding sequence ATGATATCAAGAAGGACGTTTATACAGGGGTTGGCCGTTGCTGCTGTTCTCTTGCCCTATACAAAGGCATTTGGGAGCACTCCATCGGAAAGGACATTAAGTCTTTATAATGTTCATACGGACGAGAGTCTCGACGTCACATACTTTTCTGACGGATCATATGACTATGAAGCTCTCGCCAGGATCAATCATCTTATGCGATGCCACCATGCAGATGAGGTTAAACCGATCGATACAGGGGTCCTGGATCTGCTGTGCGATATTAAGGACCGGCTCCATAAGGACCGGCGCATTGAGATCGTATCCGGGTACCGTTCGGCTGAATATAATGAATATCTGAGGACCAGAAGCAGAAAGGTCGCGCGCGACAGTTATCATATGCAGGGGTTGGCAATTGATTTTACTGTCAGCGGGATGAGCAAAAAAACTCTCTCAGGGATCGCCAAATCTTTTTATGCAGGCGGCGTGGGAAAATACCGGCAGTTTGTTCATATTGATGTCGGGCCGGTCAGATACTGGTAA
- a CDS encoding competence/damage-inducible protein A, which produces MVMTNCDQASIRTAGLIIIGNEILSGKTQDQNSFFLAAELRSLGVSLIRISVIPDDLEMISREAALFSKAFDLVFTTGGVGPTHDDITMSGIARAFGVQLVRNPVLEKAFHRRYGEAANDAIMKMAEVPEGAEVMEFTTNNFPLVAFRNIYIFPGIPRYLQEKFTLVKERFRTSAFFLKRIYLRANEADIAAILNTVVEKNACVTFGSYPIIGNDDYQIIVTAESKIEADLKSALEELLQKLPGEIIVKVG; this is translated from the coding sequence ATGGTTATGACGAATTGCGATCAGGCATCCATAAGAACAGCCGGACTTATCATCATCGGCAATGAGATCCTGTCAGGAAAAACTCAGGACCAGAACTCCTTCTTCCTTGCGGCCGAACTCCGATCCCTTGGTGTAAGCCTCATCCGCATATCCGTGATACCCGATGACCTTGAGATGATCAGCAGAGAGGCCGCTCTCTTTTCAAAGGCCTTTGATCTCGTTTTTACTACCGGCGGAGTTGGACCGACGCATGATGACATCACCATGTCGGGCATTGCAAGGGCCTTCGGCGTTCAGCTCGTGCGGAATCCTGTTCTTGAAAAAGCATTTCACAGGCGGTATGGGGAAGCGGCAAATGATGCTATTATGAAGATGGCCGAAGTGCCGGAAGGTGCTGAAGTCATGGAGTTTACTACCAATAATTTTCCGCTGGTAGCCTTCAGGAATATCTATATTTTCCCTGGTATTCCGCGCTATCTGCAGGAGAAGTTCACCCTTGTCAAGGAGAGGTTCAGAACATCAGCTTTTTTCCTGAAACGGATCTATCTCAGGGCGAACGAGGCAGACATTGCTGCCATCCTTAACACGGTAGTTGAAAAAAATGCCTGCGTTACATTCGGCTCCTATCCCATCATCGGCAATGACGATTATCAGATCATTGTGACTGCAGAGTCAAAAATAGAAGCTGACCTTAAAAGCGCCCTGGAGGAACTCCTTCAGAAACTCCCAGGCGAAATCATCGTAAAAGTAGGCTGA
- a CDS encoding sigma-54-dependent Fis family transcriptional regulator — protein sequence MHKIKRSILVVDDDRNFCASVQEYVKADDTEAPVAHTAEECLDICSKKQIDVLLLDQQLPDGEGHTLCPAILDFNGQTKIIFTTAFPSFDNAVKAVRAGAFDYLSKPFELEELGLAITRALRTGDLEKVEQFQNYRSDREREEHVFVGESRGIADIHRLISLAANADAPVLITGETGSGKNVAARSIHYGGQFRHSPFISINCAALPESLIEAELFGYEKGAFTGAVAMKKGMFEMAEGGTIFLDEIGEMPIALQAKLLGVLDDGTYRRLGGTALLHARVRVIAATSVDVEKAIRARTFREDLYYRLGVIKMHLPPLRERRDDIPALCDVLVTKVAKGRHLRLADGQIEKMMQYDWPGNVRELRNVLERAVILQQGSVLQPAELLAVAVKRAQQPLRTTEQKPATGPSVTLDDVEKNHILSAFAEHAGNYSRAARAVGVSLSTLKRKLKKYHADLM from the coding sequence ATGCATAAAATAAAGAGGAGCATTCTGGTCGTTGATGACGACAGAAATTTCTGTGCGTCGGTCCAGGAGTATGTAAAGGCAGACGACACAGAGGCCCCTGTCGCGCACACCGCTGAAGAGTGTCTTGATATCTGTTCAAAAAAGCAGATTGATGTCCTGCTCCTTGACCAGCAGCTGCCTGATGGCGAAGGCCATACTCTCTGTCCGGCAATTCTGGATTTTAACGGCCAGACGAAGATCATCTTCACCACTGCCTTTCCGAGCTTTGACAATGCCGTAAAAGCGGTCAGGGCAGGGGCCTTCGACTATCTCTCAAAACCCTTTGAGCTTGAAGAACTTGGACTTGCCATAACCCGGGCACTCAGGACCGGTGATCTTGAGAAGGTTGAGCAGTTCCAGAACTACCGGTCAGACAGGGAACGGGAAGAACATGTATTTGTGGGAGAGAGCAGGGGCATAGCAGATATCCACCGGCTTATCAGCCTTGCTGCCAATGCAGATGCTCCTGTCCTGATCACTGGCGAAACCGGATCGGGCAAGAACGTTGCTGCGCGCTCGATCCATTACGGTGGCCAGTTCAGGCATAGCCCGTTCATCAGCATCAACTGCGCAGCGCTCCCTGAAAGCCTGATCGAGGCTGAGCTCTTTGGTTATGAAAAAGGAGCTTTCACCGGCGCCGTTGCCATGAAAAAAGGCATGTTCGAGATGGCAGAGGGAGGCACGATCTTTCTTGATGAGATCGGTGAGATGCCGATAGCGCTTCAGGCAAAGCTGCTGGGTGTTCTTGATGACGGGACATACCGCAGGCTCGGGGGCACAGCGCTGCTCCATGCACGGGTCAGGGTCATTGCTGCCACAAGCGTTGACGTTGAAAAGGCCATAAGGGCCAGAACATTCAGGGAGGACCTCTATTACCGTCTTGGTGTCATAAAGATGCATCTGCCGCCATTACGGGAAAGAAGAGATGATATCCCGGCGCTTTGTGATGTCCTTGTAACTAAAGTTGCAAAAGGAAGACATCTCAGACTTGCAGACGGTCAGATCGAAAAGATGATGCAGTACGACTGGCCCGGCAATGTGAGGGAGCTGAGAAATGTGCTCGAACGGGCTGTTATCCTGCAGCAGGGATCAGTGCTGCAGCCGGCTGAGCTTCTTGCCGTCGCGGTAAAGAGGGCGCAACAGCCGTTGAGGACGACGGAGCAGAAACCTGCAACAGGCCCATCTGTAACTCTTGATGATGTTGAGAAAAATCACATTCTTTCTGCCTTTGCAGAGCATGCAGGCAATTACAGCAGGGCAGCACGAGCTGTCGGCGTATCCCTCTCCACCCTGAAGCGAAAGCTGAAGAAATATCACGCGGACTTAATGTAA
- a CDS encoding HAMP domain-containing histidine kinase, with the protein MKNAGANEQTITCSHRGEGKSCPISKTPCLGECIYANILDDINLGIIGFDISKKEVFFQNKLAVEIFKGTIKPKDYEALVSLLLSDIEIPLLAATLMEPRSIRYGSKFIGYTIYLISDTYLWVYVTDITERTRLQAIAEAVNTMDNLGYIFSGIRHELGNPINSIKTTLAVCKKNLSTYSKEAVNEFLERMLSDIGRVEILLKDLKNFSMYENPECREVHIASFMNNLLAMVERDFSTHKIRIKTFFRPDAEYGLFDPRALQHVMLNVLTNASDALQEIESPEIMISTLRSDSRLIIRIRDNGCGMPDEQKKHLFQPFSTTKSHGTGLGLVIIKKMMFKMNGTVEVESQEKIGTIVILSLPVSRSGNA; encoded by the coding sequence ATGAAAAACGCGGGTGCTAATGAGCAGACGATCACCTGCTCCCACAGGGGAGAGGGAAAGTCATGCCCGATCAGCAAGACACCGTGCCTTGGCGAGTGCATCTATGCGAACATCCTTGATGATATCAACCTCGGCATCATCGGCTTTGATATCTCGAAAAAGGAAGTATTTTTTCAGAACAAGCTGGCGGTCGAAATATTCAAAGGCACGATAAAGCCGAAGGATTACGAAGCACTGGTCTCGCTCCTCCTCTCGGACATCGAAATCCCCTTATTGGCTGCCACCCTTATGGAGCCACGCAGTATTCGGTACGGCAGCAAGTTTATCGGATATACCATTTATCTTATTTCAGATACCTATCTCTGGGTCTATGTGACCGACATAACAGAACGGACCAGGCTGCAGGCCATAGCAGAGGCTGTGAATACCATGGATAATCTTGGCTATATTTTCTCCGGGATAAGGCATGAACTGGGTAATCCGATAAACTCCATCAAGACAACACTTGCCGTATGCAAGAAGAATCTTTCAACCTATTCCAAGGAAGCGGTCAATGAGTTTCTCGAAAGGATGCTTTCGGACATCGGTAGGGTAGAAATCCTTCTAAAAGACCTCAAGAATTTCAGTATGTACGAGAACCCTGAATGCCGGGAGGTCCATATCGCGTCCTTCATGAACAATCTTCTTGCCATGGTCGAACGCGACTTCAGCACCCACAAGATCAGGATCAAGACCTTCTTCAGGCCTGATGCTGAATATGGCCTGTTCGACCCGCGTGCCCTGCAGCATGTAATGCTGAATGTCCTGACCAATGCCTCGGATGCTCTTCAGGAGATCGAATCGCCTGAGATCATGATCAGCACGCTCAGGTCTGACAGCAGGCTCATTATCAGGATAAGGGACAATGGCTGCGGTATGCCTGATGAGCAGAAAAAGCATCTGTTCCAGCCTTTTTCAACGACCAAGAGTCATGGCACAGGCCTGGGCCTGGTGATCATAAAGAAGATGATGTTCAAAATGAATGGGACGGTTGAGGTCGAGAGCCAGGAGAAGATCGGGACTATTGTCATCTTAAGCCTTCCTGTAAGTCGCAGCGGCAATGCATAA